The following are encoded in a window of Acropora muricata isolate sample 2 chromosome 6, ASM3666990v1, whole genome shotgun sequence genomic DNA:
- the LOC136919581 gene encoding uncharacterized protein: MNECKASKHYPNPQRVNGLKVDFITSKPCVKIGWQPIDPSTTNFNWTSYAIAYTLRQGDPANCRVIPQNETQYVIPVDEGWMYQNHISVEVVTHPFNVSSSFSLRPFIPKVQTQAFPSSSTMGGSTKLTPAVVGGSIAGFLFVIITLFGNKMAKEQML; encoded by the exons ATGAATG AATGCAAGGCCTCGAAACATTATCCAAATCCACAAAGAGTAAATGGACTGAAAGTTGATTTTATAACATCCAAGCCTTGTGTGAAAATTGGTTGGCAACCAATTGACCCATCCACAACAA ATTTCAACTGGACCAGCTATGCAATAGCCTACACTCTGAGACAAGGGGACCCAGCCAATTGCAGAGTGATTCCACAG AATGAAACACAGTATGTGATCCCAGTAGATGAAGGCTGGATGTATCAAAATCACATCTCTGTTGAG GTGGTAACTCACCCTTTCAATGTAAGTAGCAGCTTCTCTCTCCGGCCTTTTATACCAAAAG TACAAACACAAGCTTTTCCATCTTCTTCCACAATGG GAGGTTCAACAAAACTTACCCCAGCAGTTGTTGGAGGATCGATAGCTGGGTTTTTATTTGTGATCATCACCTTATTTGGCAATAAAATGGCAAAAGAACAGATGCTCTG A